From the genome of Calderihabitans maritimus, one region includes:
- a CDS encoding zinc ribbon domain-containing protein, which yields CSGCGYVLPDIKLSTRYWVCPECGIYHDRDINAAQNLVNYLETA from the coding sequence TGCAGCGGATGCGGTTATGTTCTGCCGGACATAAAGCTGTCAACAAGATATTGGGTCTGTCCTGAATGCGGTATTTACCATGACCGGGACATAAATGCAGCCCAAAACCTTGTTAATTATCTAGAGACGGCAT